Proteins encoded within one genomic window of Brassica rapa cultivar Chiifu-401-42 chromosome A09, CAAS_Brap_v3.01, whole genome shotgun sequence:
- the LOC103838830 gene encoding uncharacterized protein LOC103838830 isoform X1, which yields MKTISWNCRGIGNDLTVRRLTEMCQKHRPGLVFLSETKNRRLMLQNIQADLGFDHLFTVEPLGLSGGLALFFMDEFQVNVLFSNNRMIDIEAVIDGIKIYMTFVYGDPVLERRDQVWERLTRFSTTRSGPWFMIGDFNEITGHDEKVGGRQRADSSFLPFKQMLSDCGMLEFPFTGDMLSWVGKRAGGMTVRCRLDRAVGNADWHEKFPHSSVKYMRLWGSDHRPVLADILVKPMRRSKKFKFDKRWLDNEELRQVILEGWKSPDLPPEATIMEHISSCRKALGEWRRQHNVNSARLVEELKEKVEGMYADDNATTEEIASALKDLSNALKAEEMFWKQKSRVFWLREGDRNTKFFHALTKQRRARNKITQLQDVNGNIVEDEEGLVAIATSYFRQIFESSNPEDIEEALAQVPTTITGAMNENLTAPVTEWEVKLALFAMHPEKAPGPDGMTALFYQKFWDIVKDDLTLMVNNFLIEGTVVNGLNDTNICLIPKTAKPNDMAQFRPISLCNVSYKIISKVLCQRLKKVLPGLISETQSAFVAGRQISNNIMIAQEMFHALRTKPSGRSKRMAIKTDMSKAYDRMEWSFIEAVMRKMGFSETWITWIMRCITSVKYKVLMNGQPRGNIVPGRGLRQGDPLSPFIFILCTEALASLLNHAENQGKITGMRVTRACPSVSHLLFADDSLFFCKAEPRECEEVMKVVRKYGKASGQCINFDKSSLLFGKRINANTRQEIKDAMGIQNEGGMGTYLGIPEDISGSKCKLFAFLKDKLMHRVNGWTGRWLSKGGKEVLIKSIMLALPTYVMSTFLLPLEICENLASAIARFW from the coding sequence ATGAAGACAATCAGTTGGAACTGTCGGGGGATTGGGAACGACCTCACAGTTCGACGCCTTACGGAGATGTGTCAGAAGCATCGCCCAGGACTTGTGTTCCTTTCTGAAACAAAGAACAGGAGGCTGATGTTGCAAAACATTCAGGCCGACTTAGGGTTTGATCATTTGTTTACTGTTGAGCCACTTGGTCTCAGCGGaggtttagctttattttttatggatgaatttcaagttaatgttttattttcgaaTAACCGTATGATTGACATTGAGGCAGTCATTGATGGAATAAAAATCTATATGACATTTGTTTATGGGGATCCTGTATTAGAAAGACGTGATCAAGTTTGGGAACGTCTTACGCGTTTCTCAACAACAAGATCTGGACCTTGGTTTATGATAGGGGATTTCAATGAAATTACGGGTCATGATGAAAAAGTAGGAGGAAGACAACGGGCTGATAGTTCTTTCCTGCCTTTTAAGCAGATGCTTAGTGATTGTGGAATGCTAGAGTTCCCTTTCACGGGAGATATGCTTTCATGGGTAGGTAAAAGAGCAGGTGGAATGACCGTTAGATGTCGCTTAGACAGGGCAGTAGGAAATGCAGATTGGCATGAGAAGTTTCCTCACTCGAGTGTCAAGTATATGAGATTGTGGGGATCGGATCATCGTCCGGTTCTCGCAGATATACTCGTAAAACCAATGAGgagatcaaaaaaatttaagtttgATAAAAGATGGTTAGACAACGAGGAGCTAAGGCAGGTCATCCTGGAGGGATGGAAATCTCCTGATTTACCTCCAGAAGCGACTATTATGGAACATATCTCTAGCTGTCGAAAAGCTTTAGGGGAATGGAGGAGGCAGCATAATGTCAACTCTGCGAGACTGGTGGAGGAATTGAAAGAGAAAGTGGAGGGCATGTATGCGGATGACAATGCTACCACTGAAGAAATTGCCTCAGCATTGAAGGACCTCTCTAATGCTCTTAAAGCAGAAGAAATGTTCTGGAAACAGAAGAGTCGAGTGTTCTGGCTAAGAGAGGGGGATAGAAATACAAAGTTTTTTCATGCACTAACAAAACAGAGAAGAGCCAGGAATAAAATTACGCAGCTCCAAGATGTGAATGGAAATATAGTTGAGGATGAAGAGGGTTTAGTAGCCATTGCTACTAGTTACTTTAGACAGATCTTTGAATCGTCTAACCCTGAGGACATTGAAGAGGCGTTAGCTCAAGTTCCTACGACAATCACTGGGGCAATGAATGAGAACCTTACAGCTCCGGTAACGGAATGGGAGGTCAAACTGGCTCTTTTTGCTATGCATCCAGAGAAGGCTCCAGGACCAGATGGGATGACTGCGCTATTCTATCAGAAATTCTGGGATATTGTAAAGGATGATTTAACTCTTATGGTTAATAACTTCCTTATCGAGGGAACGGTGGTGAATGGATTAaatgatacaaatatatgtctCATCCCGAAGACGGCCAAGCCGAATGATATGGCTCAATTCCGGCCAATAAGCTTGTGTAATGTAAGCTATAAAATAATTTCGAAGGTCTTATGCCAGAGATTAAAGAAAGTGCTACCAGGCTTGATTTCAGAGACCCAGTCAGCCTTTGTTGCTGGGAGACAGATTTCAAACAATATTATGATTGCCCAAGAAATGTTCCATGCGCTGAGGACTAAACCAAGTGGTCGCAGTAAAAGGATGGCTATTAAGACGGACATGAGCAAAGCATATGACAGAATGGAGTGGTCATTCATTGAAGCCGTCATGCGCAAAATGGGTTTCTCAGAGACGTGGATAACCTGGATAATGCGATGCATTACGTCGGTAAAGTATAAGGTGCTTATGAATGGTCAACCAAGAGGAAATATCGTTCCTGGTAGAGGCTTAagacaaggagatcctttgtctcctttcatctttattctatgcacggaagcgctcgctagccttcttaatcatgcAGAGAATCAAGGGAAGATAACGGGGATGCGTGTCACACGCGCGTGCCCTTCGGTAtctcaccttctctttgctgatgatagccttttcttctgtaaggcggagccccgtgaatgtgaagaagtaatgaaagtagtcaggaaATATGGTAAAGCTTCTGGCCAATGTATCAACTTCGATAAGTCGtccttactctttggtaagcgGATCAATGCAAATACCAGGCAAGAGATCAAAGATGCAATGGGTATACAAAACGAAGGAGGGATGGGAACCTACTTAGGTATCCCAGAAGATATAAGTGGATCCAAATGCAAATTGTTTGCATTCCTCAAGGACAAGTTAATGCACAGGGTAAATGGATGGACGGGTAGGTGGCTTTCAAAAGGAGGGAAGGAAGTTCTGATAAAATCTATTATGCTAGCTCTTCCGACTTATGTCATGTCTACTTTCCTGCTCCCTTTAGAGATATGTGAAAACCTAGCTAGTGCCATCGCACGGTTCTGGTGA
- the LOC103838858 gene encoding meiosis-specific protein ASY2 → MASGNRLSREEKGKDIATSPSPARDADGGPLDDFDIIHRDALRDTENMSLSQRLLVADAHRQFREEIEENAEDEDREASGSEAPSLVVRPRRRAHRRARFDQSDRLPAPRSVPFDEVDCRPVIYHPGGIFEELPLLPPEALRDPRVQSWGNVFSSCSSNEAVKNLLRENGGAGVTFLIPSTEQRPWSPPVGYQCVYESYFKDQTKLWFPIPRLITSYAFRRDIAISQLLNGSLRIAVMLMVMAAEMDVSMSVRVFEELTFTKAEPNGIFSIKMRASYNVLTGHPNKTQDWQRAYFYIKSDEHAFEEPLGDDYRVLWNQQLVRHPNTIAYPEKFFETAQLIATHSHLRWPDLSREWIRRQQPRIARVDWESRLPCVLGPRKSRLSLFTRKQQKLLNKARKMEGVPDLSALLKGKLQMLSTKSSSAGASEVKPVPADGDANSEPPAQSSPKKKANKAKKRSVPLEEAPSSADASEVAAKKKKKKKESKKRSREEASVEVLETSTAAGDDDAERNDPTDSTRGSSEERPKKRSKKTTAEDDGTSAPGIPSRSGGPATETGDGSRDESSLSRGAPSSSARKTGVESGGSLPQKAGGGRGFSDRVEFLYDEDSIRGGTKELPPIDDLYFKKEYIDAAMASKRSDGSMNYLVEKYDSTLKQTMVQLGASEKLARTRLGVIERLRAENKKASDKGAKEKEVLRVKFAELEDKLKSDRFAKKDALREKARLERLVASLEKEKTELEGERDAVVGTLVKERERLRNSRIQEVTRERIRVQTAMADKSTRSFGRVKGYLDHLNALERAKSLYGQASGTKKCLEMIRDSGTAIPQEMIDIFSEQEKLHEAQVAKLRLDLFSEADFALSPLNLPSRFVSEELMGTLDPYGSNVGLIGHESASQLITSREAADDPIDEPMIDISSALSKRVTVPKGTAVEERPEENDPEVGGSAAQEGTGDVAVEDPVLVSSSEEREDDEGGNQEEDRSSPALIEEAALNPSAPDPPAQIEVLNTHIAEGTMESPDLDVSNKDDQDAVA, encoded by the exons ATGGCTTCAGGGAATCGGTTATCGCGTGAGGAAAAAGGAAAAGATATAGCTACTTCGCCGAGCCCTGCTAGGGATGCGGACGGGGGTCCGTTGGACGATTTTGACATAATCCATCGTGACGCTCTGCGGGATACGGAGAACATGAGCCTTTCCCAGCGTCTTTTGGTCGCTGACGCCCATAGGCAGTTTCGCGAAGAAATCGAAGAAAACGCTGAGGACGAGGATAGAGAGGCGAGTGGTTCTGAAGCGCCTAGCCTAGTCGTAAGACCCAGGAGACGGGCTCATCGGAGGGCTCGTTTCGACCAGTCAGACCGTCTTCCCGCACCGAGAAGTGTTCCGTTCGACGAAGTAGACTGCCGCCCTGTGATATACCACCCCGGTGGGATTTTCGAAGAACTACCTTTGCTGCCTCCCGAAGCGTTACGCGACCCGCGAGTTCAATCGTGGGGAAACGTTTTCAGTTCCTGTTCTTCCAACGAGGCCGTGAAGAATTTGCTAAGGGAGAATGGTGGCGCTGGAGTCACCTTCCTTATTCCGTCAACCGAGCAGCGGCCGTGGTCGCCACCAGTTGGTTACCAATGCGTGTACGAATCTTACTTCAAGGATCAGACGAAGCTCTGGTTCCCAATCCCCAGATTGATCACGTCTTACGCGTTTCGTCGGGACATCGCCATTTCTCAGCTGCTGAACGGGTCGCTGCGCATAGCCGTCATGTTGATGGTTATGGCAGCGGAGATGGATGTTTCGATGAGCGTGAGGGTGTTCGAGGAGCTGACTTTCACGAAGGCGGAGCCAAACGGGATCTTTTCAATAAAGATGCGAGCGAGTTACAACGTTTTGACGGGTCATCCCAACAAGACGCAAGATTGGCAACGCGCATACTTCTACATTAAGTCCGACGAGCATGCCTTCGAGGAGCCGCTGGGGGACGATTATCGCGTTTTATGGAATCAGCAACTTG TTCGTCATCCCAATACGATTGCCTATCCCGAGAAATTCTTCGAAACTGCCCAACTGATCGCGACGCATAGTCATCTCAGGTGGCCGGATCTTAGTCGGGAGTGGATACGTCGGCAGCAACCTAGGATCGCTAGAG TTGACTGGGAATCGAGACTTCCTTGTGTACTCGGTCCCCGCAAATCACGTCTATCCCTGTTTACTCGGAAACAACAAAAGCTCCTCAACAAAGCTAGAAAGATGGAGGGAGTTCCCGACTTGAGTGCCCTGTTGAAAGGGAAGCTTCAAATGCTCTCAACGAAGTCGTCTTCTGCCGGTGCCTCAGAGGTCAAGCCTGTTCCCGCAGATGGAGATGCGAACTCTGAGCCGCCAGCTCAAAGTTCCCCAAAAAAGAAGGCCAATAAGGCCAAGAAAAGGAGTGTCCCTTTGGAGGAGGCACCATCCTCTGCTGATGCCTCTGAAGTCGcggctaagaagaagaagaagaaaaaggagagcAAGAAAAGGTCTCGTGAGGAGGCTTCTGTTGAGGTTTTGGAGACCTCAACTGCCGCGGGGGATGATGATGCGGAAAGAAACGATCCAACCGATTCTACTCGGGGATCATCTGAGGAACGTCCCAAGAAGAGATCGAAGAAAACGACCGCGGAAGACGATGGGACTTCTGCTCCCGGGATCCCTTCTAGAAGTGGGGGACCGGCTACCGAAACCGGAGATGGCTCACGGGATGAATCTTCGTTGAGTAGGGGAGCCCCTTCTTCTTCTGCGAGGAAGACGGGTGTTGAAAGCGGAGGTTCGCTTCCGCAGAAGGcgggaggaggaagaggattTTCGGATCGCGTAGAGTTCCTTTACGACGAGGACTCC ATCCGTGGCGGGACCAAAGAGTTGCCGCCGATCGACGACTTGTACTTCAAAAAGGAGTACATTGACGCGGCTATGGCGAGCAAACGG AGCGATGGGAGTATGAACTATCTTGTTGAGAAGTACGATAGTACCCTCAAGCAGACGATGGTTCAGCTAGGCGCGTCGGAAAAACTTGCGCGGACCCGACTAGGCGTGATAGAGAGGTTACGCGCTGAGAACAAGAAGGCTAGCGACAAGGGGGCCAAGGAGAAGGAAGTCCTCCGGGTCAAATTTGCAGAGCTAGAAGACAAGTTAAAGTCTGATCGTTTTGCAAAAAAGGATGCTTTACGCGAGAAGGCTCGTCTGGAGCGGTTGGTTGCTTCTCTTGAGAAGGAGAAAACTGAGTTAGAGGGGGAGAGGGATGCCGTTGTTGGAACGTTGGTCAAGGAGAGGGAACGCTTGAGGAACTCTAGGATTCAGGAGGTTACTCGTGAAAGAATCAGAGTCCAGACCGCTATGGCAGACAAATCTACTCGCTCTTTTGGCCGAGTAAAGGGCTATCTGGACCATCTTAACGCGTTGGAGAGGGCCAAGAGTTTATACGGGCAAGCTTCGGGAACCAAGAAGTGTCTTGAGATGATAAGAGATAGCGGCACGGCGATCCCGCAGGAAATGATAGACATCTTCTCGGAGCAAGAGAAGTTGCACGAGGCTCAGGTCGCTAAACTTCGCCTCGATCTGTTCTCAGAAGCTGATTTCGCCCTCTCTCCACTCAACCTCCCTTCTCGGTTCGTAAGCGAGGAACTGATGGGGACTCTTGATCCGTACGGGTCGAATGTTGGTCTGATTGGCCATGAATCGGCTTCCCAACTGATTACTTCTCGTGAGGCCGCTGACGACCCTATTGACGAGCCAATGATTGATATTTCATCTGCTTTGTCAAAGCGCGTCACTGTCCCTAAAGGAACTGCGGTAGAGGAGCGTCCCGAAGAGAACGACCCCGAAGTAGGCGGCAGTGCGGCTCAAGAGGGAACAGGGGATGTAGCCGTTGAAGACCCGGTCTTAGTTTCCTCGTCTGAGGAACGAGAAGACGACGAGGGGGGCAATCAGGAAGAGGACAGGTCATCTCCGGCGCTTATCGAAGAAGCGGCTTTGAACCCGTCGGCCCCGGACCCTCCTGCGCAGATTGAAGTCCTCAACACTCACATTGCTGAAGGGACTATGGAGTCGCCTGACCTGGATGTATCGAACAAGGATGATCAAGACGCGGTTGcttga